In Lacibacter sp. H375, one DNA window encodes the following:
- a CDS encoding YceI family protein: MKHFFLSAVAIGSLVVMAAFLPKENTNNSQPSSANVQTPTKWTLDRSHSNLKFTVTHMVVSETEGSFKIFDGTIEHTKADMSDAKINFSVDMNSINTENENRDKHLKSDDFFNAEKFPTATFVGKSFKPLGDNKYELVGDLTIRDVTKSVKFAVRFGGIATSTRGDKAGFKATTTINRFDYNLKWDRATEAGGLVVGKDVDITVLLEMNKAKAQ, from the coding sequence ATGAAACATTTTTTTCTATCGGCAGTTGCCATTGGTTCTTTAGTTGTAATGGCGGCTTTTCTTCCTAAAGAAAACACAAACAACAGCCAACCATCTTCAGCGAATGTACAAACGCCAACAAAGTGGACGCTAGACAGATCACACTCAAACCTGAAGTTCACTGTAACACATATGGTGGTTTCTGAAACAGAAGGTTCTTTTAAAATCTTTGACGGCACTATCGAACATACAAAAGCCGACATGAGTGATGCGAAGATCAATTTTTCGGTTGATATGAACTCGATAAACACGGAAAACGAAAACCGTGACAAGCATTTGAAGAGCGATGATTTTTTCAATGCTGAGAAATTTCCAACGGCAACATTTGTTGGTAAATCATTCAAACCACTTGGTGATAACAAATATGAACTCGTAGGCGATCTTACCATCCGTGACGTAACAAAGAGTGTAAAGTTTGCTGTAAGATTTGGCGGTATTGCCACTAGCACACGTGGTGATAAAGCAGGTTTTAAAGCAACAACAACTATTAACCGTTTTGATTACAACCTTAAATGGGATCGTGCAACAGAAGCAGGTGGCCTGGTAGTAGGTAAAGATGTTGATATTACTGTTTTACTTGAAATGAATAAAGCAAAAGCACAATAA